Within the Deltaproteobacteria bacterium genome, the region TATACCAACTGCCGTTCCACTTGAGCTTACGCTAGATGGAAACTTGAAGTTCATTTCGAAACGCTATCTCGGAAATGCAGAAGAAATTGCGAATGCAGTACATGCCGTCGCCAATCAAGGGAAAGCGGGTAAGGTCTGATGTCACTCAATACGTCTCGACCACGACGAAACCGCAGCTCGGAATCTGTTCGATCGCTGGTTCGTGAAACTGTTTTAAGCCCAAGTAATTTCATACTTCCACTTTTTGTTTGCGAGGGAAAAGGGATTACAGATCCAATCGTTTCAATGCCGAACCAGGCACGTTTCTCGATCGATCGCCTCATAAAAAAGGCGAAAGAAGCGGCTGAACTAGGTATACCGGCAGTTGCGCTATTCCCGAAAATTTCCGATAGCCACAAGGATCGGTTGGCGAAGGAGTCGGCCAATCGCGACGGGCTTATTCCGCGCGCGGTTCGTGAATTAAAGTCAGCGCTTCCACAGTTGACGGTCATCACGGATGTCGCAATGGATCCGTACTCGACCGACGGTCACGATGGACTTGTTAAAAACGGTAAAATTTTGAACGACGAAACGCTTCCGATTTTAGCAGAAATGGCACTTTGCCAAGCGGAAGCAGGCGCCGATTGGATTGCACCAAGTGACATGATGGATGGCCGCGTGGGCTACATCCGTCGCGCGCTTGATAAAAACGGTTTTTCTGATCGAAGTATTTTGGCCTACACCGCAAAATACGCATCAGCATTTTACGGCCCTTTCCGGGACGCCTTGGATTCAGCGCCAAAATCAGGTGATAAAAAAACCTATCAGATGGATCCCGCGAATCGCCGGGAGGCACTTCGCGAAGCTCTTCTTGATGCGAAAGAGGGGGCCGATGTTCTGATGGTGAAGCCAGCCTTGGCCTATTTGGATGTAATCTCAGAACTCCGACGTCAAACGACGCTTCCGGTTGCGGCCTATCAGGTCAGCGGCGAGTACGCGATGATTCTAGGGGCGGGCGAGCGGGGATGGTTGGACGAAGAGGCGGCAATGATGGAGGCGCTGATCGGAATTAAGCGGGCAGGCGCCTCGATGATCCTATCGTACTACGCCACTAAGGCATGCCAGATTCTTCAACGTTAACAATGAATTAAGACTGGTTCCAAGATGGGTGAAACAGCGCCCATGGGCCGGCTAAAATTACATGCAACGCGTTATTTTACAAGGTCTTCGGGTGCCCCTGTCAGAGCGGCAGTCAGGTGCTTTTCACCCACGATATTGAATAGATGGCTGTAAATCGGGCACATATAAGAAGAATTTTGTCGTCAATTACAAAGGTGGCTACATCTGTGCTATAAGCACTCGTTCGACCACTTCGATTCAAGGAGAGCTACCTTTGAGCATCCACACCACTACTGACGTACAGTCTGATATTCAGCCAGACATTCATGCAACACCGGCCGTTCGCGGAAACGACGACCTTGGGTCTGATTTGAAATCAAAAGACCTGGAAAACTCACGTTTGGATGCTGCCGACCTCGATTCGGTCGATCTTGATTCTGACGATGAAGACGAAATGGGTAGCACTGGAGGCGCACGCGCTGCTTGGAGCGACGTTGACTCAGATCCGGCAGCTGACCTTCAAGACATGTTGAAAGCGCAGATGCTTGATAAAGCTCAAGACGGTAAGCGCCTTCTTGGTGATGAATCCGAAGAAGACGACCTCGATCTCGATATGATCGATGATATTTTGGCTTTGCCAGAAGATCAGTTCCCGCGCTTCACATTGGCGAAAAACAAGGCCCGCTTCTTACGAATGGTGTCTTGGTATAAGAACAAAAAAGAATGGCTCGAAGTTGCTCCGCTTTCAGGCGTGAGCAAACTATTCAAACAACAAACCAAAGAATTGGTTGGTATTCGCGCTTCGAAACTTGATTACGAAATGGAACTTGAAACGGGAACACTGACACCGTCGCAACGTTCTTATCGTCGTGACGAATTGAAGATGTGCAAAGTCCACGAAAAGATGGCTGTAAATTTGATCGCTCGTATGCAAGTCAAAATTAAATCAGGTCGTCGCTAGACCCAATAAGAAGGCGGCTTTGCTAAGGTCGCCTTCTTCTTTTCCGCATAGACATAGGAATAGTCCTAGGAATAGACCTAGACAATAGGCCGCTTACGATTCGGTGCTAAATGTCCGAAAAGTAACGGTGGTCCATCTCCCGCGCTCGGCATTTTGTTTTGAACGTTTATCGAATTTGAAATCTCAAGTTTCGTCGGCACGCATATTCTTCGCGTTTATCATGGGCCTATCCCTTTCCGCTTCGTCTTTGGGTCGTGCTTCAGAATGTCCATTAGAATATGACAATCTCTTTAGTGGCGCCAAAGCCTCCACTCGAGATCGCCTTGTAACCGCCTATTTGAATTCAAAGTTTTCTTCGCCTCAGCAAAACTTAAGGTGGATGTCGCTCGCAGAGCGATCAGGTCCTAGCGACCGAGTCCTATTTGGCGATATCGAGTTCTCGGTGCTTCAAAAAATAAACAATCTGACCAATGATAAAAATCTCGCAACCAGCATTACCAACAAGCACAAAGAACTGACTTTTGCTGCGTTGGCTGCGCTTCAGAAAAGGTATTCGAAGGACCTGACGGTCGAGATTTATTCCGACTTTAAATCCGCCCGCTTCGCGTTTGTTAAAAATAAAAACAACAAGAAATCGACGTCGAAGCTAATGAGTATGGCTCGAAAAGATCTTAGTAAAATATTTGATCAAGTGAACGATGAATTTGTGACCTTTTTGAATGCACGGGGTCTTAACGTGGACCAGGCCGCTGAAAGTTGGTTTCGGGGAGGGGTCGGCCCCACTGCGGACGAAGCTAATTTTGCGGCGCGTGCTTCGCGCGACTTAGGTGGCCCAAACATCCTCCGCGACATAGATGAAGGCGGGATCCAAGCGAATCTCAACGCCTACCGTTTGTGGGCGGAGTCGATGCGCACCGATGTTTTGTCGCCCGATCCTGCAATGGCTTCTTTGATTGAGGACGGGTTCGTGAAGGATGAAGTATTGGACATCTTAAAAAAAACACCAGTAGCGAAAGAAGCGATTAAGCGAATCAAAGCTAAGTACGGTGCCGATCTAAGTGAACAGCAAATTGAGCGCCTTTCCATTTATAACGAAATCATCGATAAGTTTAGTCCAGGTATTCACGTGGCCGAACGGCAAATAGCTTCGTTAGAGGCAGCTGATTTCGGCGGTCTTTCTGCAGACTTTTCGGGTCTCGGCGCAAAAAACCGAGGCGCGACGGCAAGGGCCATTGCGGAAGGAAAAACTCTGCGTGAGGCGATCGCTATCGCACGCAGAAACGAGCAAGAGGTAACTGCCAGGTTCAAAGAATCGACGGCTGCATTTAGCGAAATCATCAATCGGTACGTCGCAAAAAGTACATCGTCAGGCGACGATTTTGTGGGAATCGCAGGTGCATCGTTCTCTGAACAGACAAAGAAGAAATTGATATCTGAGGTTGCGACGCTTCCGGTGCCCTCGGCTCAGCGTCTTTCGTTTATTTCTGCTGGTGTAAATCCAACTCAAAGAAACTTAATTGCAGCGCACGGCGAGGCCATTGAAAAAGTACTCAGGATGGAACTTGAGGGTGTCGTTTCGCAGGAAAAGATGAAGGAATTAGTGTTTGGGATCGACATGAAGTCAGTGAGTGCCGGAGCAGGAGAGGTTTCACTCTTGATCGGAGAGGGAAAAAATCGAGTCTTTCAAGGGCAGATCGAGCGTCGATACAATCCGCATTCGAAAATGCGGTCAGACATTTTAACCAAAAGCCCGACACCGACAAAAGTTTGGCAAAATCTTACGTTCCTAGGTAATCCCAGACCGAAGATCGGCCAGTGCAGTATCCAGTGCTTTATTTTGAAAGTAATTGGCCGAAGTGGGCCATGCTTGATTTCACGTGGGTCATGACTGCTTCGCCCATTCGATCGAGGTTGTTTTCATAATTAACTTCGATCAATGGTATTTGGCTTATCATTCGGTGTGCATTGAAGTCATCTCCTGTGCGGTCGACCGCTTTGTGACCGATGAAGACTTTTTCACCTAAGAAAACTAGCTGATGATGAATCTCAAGCCGGTCCATGCGCTTTTGTGCTCGAAGATTTCTTAGCTGGTTAGGAATATTCGCCTCGGGATTCTGCTTCACTTCCTCTGCGAATTTCCCAACAGTCAGACGCACTAGGATCGAAACGTTGAAAAGCAGTTTCCACACCTCAGGTTTTTCATTGAGAAATTTCTCGGTCGGCGAGTTGGCCGATTGCTTTAGGCGATCTAGCGCCTGAGTGATTTCTTGTGTAGCGAGGTCCCATTTTTCTAAGGACACTTGTGCGTACTGAGGACGATGGCTGGCCTCCAAATTAGCTGAATGATCAAGACAAGCATCTGGTGCTAAGTCCGCACAGGCGTGCCTGGCGTACACGATTGAAAGGGTGTGCGAAACGATCGTCGCACCTAGGCGCTCGCGCGCTTCTTCGGACATCTGAAACCGCGGGCGGACCGCGCCACCGTTGAGCGGTTTGTTAAGATAAAATCCTTGGGCCGAAGCGAACGGCGTCATTGCAGTTATCGCGAATAATAGTAGAGAGGCGAATGAGGCCACTAACAGTCGCATGTGTGGGAACCTATTCAATGCAATCATATTGAGCTAGGGAGCAAGGCCGGCGCCAAGAAACACGGGGCCAGAGAGAAGCAATTGACTGATTCTGTATTCGATTTGGGCGAACGTCTTGTTTCGAGACAAGATCCCGGACTGTATTGAAAGTAGACAGTCGAAGCGAAACGCCCAACGAGATTCAACACTTGGCTGGCTGTCTCAAAGAGAGGAAATTTTTTCCTCTTTTCGGCTCAGTTTCTCAGATCGAAGCGCCGATAGGTATATTGTGAGGCGATTTTCGCCTCTGTAAGAGACGGATCGCGGCACAGAAAAAAGCCGCGGAACAGGAAACCGGAGGGTCTTTAAATGGTACGTTCGTCGTTTATCGTCGTTTCAGACGATCAGCTTCTGATTCAAAAAGCTCACCAATTTGGAATGGTGAACAATGTGACTGTAAAGGTCATGACGCCAGGAGAGTGGGAAGCGTCACAAAAAACTTCGGGAGAAGTGCCAAGTCTTGTTCCCGGAACTGGACAGACAGAGTCGTCGGGTATGGCGAAGGTTCTTCCATTTCCTGGTACACCAGGTTTCACATCGTCGGACGCACGCCGGAGTGTTTCGACCATCGATCAACTTGAGAGCGTTGCAATTGAAAGTGCGATCACAGCTTTCAAAGGCAATCTCACCGAGGCTGCAAAAGCCCTTGGTATTGGTCGCGCGACTTTGTATCGAAAGGTGAAGGCTTATAACCTTGACCCTTCAATGGCTCGTAAGAAAAAGGCCGCTTAAAGAATTCCTGTTCTGAGGTCGGCTTATGAGGTTCAAAAGTGAAACTTAAAGCCGCGCTGAAAGTGACGACACTCGAAAGAGTTTCGTCACTTTTGTTTTTTCTGGGCCTACTGGCGGTCATGTCGGTGACATTCGGACTTTCGTTTTCGTTGATCGAGTATGCGGGTTTAAGAAAAGCCCATCGCGATGTCTGCCTCAGGCTTCGCACAGACTATGTGAAAAAAAATGATCCGCGAGTTCGGGACTTTGTAAAAACCTGCCTCGATGAAGCAGAAAAAGATGTAGCACGTGCGCTGTCAGATCGCTTTGCTTACGATCCAAGACGAGCTCTTATTGAAATTTTAAACCAACGCCTCAGTGCACTCAGGGTTTCGCATCTCAATGCGTTTGCGCCGGATGAAACGGTGGCTTTGTGGACAGGTGAGGCGGTCGACACGGGTGTGCGCGGTCGATTAGTGGATGGCGAAATCATTGTCACAAGAACTCTTCCTCGTTCGCCTGCAGATCTCGCTGGGATTCATCCCGGCGATCTCGTAATAGCGGTAGACGGAATTCCGATTCAGGACCCAGAAGATCTCCGCCGCGTAAGTGGTTTTTGGGAAATTCTTCGGCCGGATGAAACGCGGGTGAATCTTCCAGTGAAAGCCGAAGTGGTTCAGGAAAATCTCGAGCCCTACT harbors:
- the hemB gene encoding porphobilinogen synthase, which produces MSLNTSRPRRNRSSESVRSLVRETVLSPSNFILPLFVCEGKGITDPIVSMPNQARFSIDRLIKKAKEAAELGIPAVALFPKISDSHKDRLAKESANRDGLIPRAVRELKSALPQLTVITDVAMDPYSTDGHDGLVKNGKILNDETLPILAEMALCQAEAGADWIAPSDMMDGRVGYIRRALDKNGFSDRSILAYTAKYASAFYGPFRDALDSAPKSGDKKTYQMDPANRREALREALLDAKEGADVLMVKPALAYLDVISELRRQTTLPVAAYQVSGEYAMILGAGERGWLDEEAAMMEALIGIKRAGASMILSYYATKACQILQR